The following proteins are encoded in a genomic region of Alnus glutinosa chromosome 8, dhAlnGlut1.1, whole genome shotgun sequence:
- the LOC133875871 gene encoding uncharacterized protein LOC133875871 isoform X3 — translation MKLPWSRTYSNKPCDICGDVGFDKVLATCIICNTAREHAYCMRVYSLDNPKDWTCESCLSSNIVLPEACRKKDMMRSMTLDTSEIFCRAGMGTAGPSSGGQVCLKRQKPVETHKVKFLPHDEAIKLSSAATKRGTPLQTNCRWKPGPSYSLASSQRTLVGSRTTTPKCSTLREKENPSLGPLGLVKPPRHGGVHSMINQQAPRALKKFKDPKAPAKVVETPKTNVERAANIASRAPSTSKKCLPISTVNMALAAATKEVVCGNPPMNACITAIEVETSNTKTKKTTNKASHTPSLSGHSPPIVSSGKMALVASEEDVSGKQPMDSLIDKEHGTCTKKIEEDINKASCSNFQADAECKNSDVEERDWLNMLPKFKLYCDNLPALHITWKGGFLFTTTPKFFGGFQAQPASTINREAYKISQRMPRVLQVKLLPQCQLWEEPFQNNGPDLNDIALYFFPADNIERSKETTACLFELMEAHNSMMRSCIGGAELLIFTSKQLHVDSQKFFLGVFRPVKDKRLFTR, via the exons aTGAAACTACCTTGGAGTCGCACCTACTCG AATAAGCCTTGTGACATATGTGGTGATGTTGGTTTTGATAAAGTCCTAGCTACTTGCATTATATGCAATACAGCTCGTGAACATGC TTATTGCATGCGGGTCTATTCCCTTGATAACCCAAAAGATTGGACTTGCGAATCATGTCTTTCAAGCAACATAGTTTTGCCTGAAGCTTGTCGGAAGAAAGATATGATGAGATCTATGACATTGGATACCTCTGAAATATTCTGCCGTGCTGGTATGGGTACAGCAGGTCCCAGTTCTGGGGGGCAGGTGTGTTTGAAAAGGCAAAAGCCTGTTGAAACTCACAAAGTGAAGTTCCTTCCTCATGATGAAGCCATTAAGCTATCATCAGCAGCCACCAAAAGAGGAACTCCTTTGCAGACTAATTGTCGCTGGAAACCTGGTCCATCGTATTCCTTGGCATCCTCGCAGAGGACTCTAGTTGGATCCAGAACCACCACTCCTAAGTGCTCCACTTTAAGGGAGAAAGAAAATCCTAGTCTTGGACCATTAGGACTTGTGAAACCTCCTAGGCATGGTGGTGTACATTCAATGATTAATCAACAGGCACCTCGAGcattaaagaaatttaaag ATCCAAAGGCTCCTGCTAAAGTAGTTGAAACTCCTAAAACCAATGTGGAGAGAGCTGCAAATATAGCATCACGTGCACCTTCAACATCAAAAAAATGTCTGCCTATCAGTACAG TAAACATGGCTCTTGCAGCTGCCACAAAGGAGGTTGTTTGTGGGAATCCACCGATGAATGCCTGTATTACTGCCATAGAAGTTGAAACTTCTAATACGAAGACgaagaagactacaaacaaagcATCACATACACCCTCACTATCAGGGCACTCTCCACCTATTGTCAGTTCAG GAAAAATGGCTCTTGTGGCTTCGGAGGAGGATGTTTCTGGAAAACAACCAATGGATTCCTTAATTGATAAAGAACATGGAACGTGTACTAAGAAGATAGAGGAAGATATTAACAAAGCATCAT GTAGTAACTTCCAAGCTGATGCTGAATGTAAGAACTCTGATGTTGAAGAAAGAGACTGGCTGAATATGCTACCTAAATTCAAGCTATATTGTGATAATCTGCCGGCTCTACATATTACTTGGAA gGGAGGCTTTCTTTTTACTACTACACCTAAATTTTTCGGTGGGTTCCAGGCTCAACCTGCATCCACCATCAATCGCGAAGCTTACAAGATTTCACAAAGAATGCCTCGAGTCCTTCAGGTTAAGCTGCTTCCTCAGTGCCAACTTTGGGAGGAGCCGTTCCAGAACAATGGTCCTGATCTTAATGACATAGCTTTATATTTTTTCCCTGCTGATAATATTGAGAG ATCCAAAGAGACCACTGCCTGCCTGTTTGAGCTGATGGAGGCCCACAATTCAATGATGAGAAGCTGTATTGG
- the LOC133875871 gene encoding uncharacterized protein LOC133875871 isoform X1 gives MKLPWSRTYSNKPCDICGDVGFDKVLATCIICNTAREHAYCMRVYSLDNPKDWTCESCLSSNIVLPEACRKKDMMRSMTLDTSEIFCRAGMGTAGPSSGGQVCLKRQKPVETHKVKFLPHDEAIKLSSAATKRGTPLQTNCRWKPGPSYSLASSQRTLVGSRTTTPKCSTLREKENPSLGPLGLVKPPRHGGVHSMINQQAPRALKKFKDPKAPAKVVETPKTNVERAANIASRAPSTSKKCLPISTVNMALAAATKEVVCGNPPMNACITAIEVETSNTKTKKTTNKASHTPSLSGHSPPIVSSGKMALVASEEDVSGKQPMDSLIDKEHGTCTKKIEEDINKASCTFSPLLHTSQTVSSGSNFQADAECKNSDVEERDWLNMLPKFKLYCDNLPALHITWKGGFLFTTTPKFFGGFQAQPASTINREAYKISQRMPRVLQVKLLPQCQLWEEPFQNNGPDLNDIALYFFPADNIERSKETTACLFELMEAHNSMMRSCIGGAELLIFTSKQLHVDSQKFFLGVFRPVKDKRLFTR, from the exons aTGAAACTACCTTGGAGTCGCACCTACTCG AATAAGCCTTGTGACATATGTGGTGATGTTGGTTTTGATAAAGTCCTAGCTACTTGCATTATATGCAATACAGCTCGTGAACATGC TTATTGCATGCGGGTCTATTCCCTTGATAACCCAAAAGATTGGACTTGCGAATCATGTCTTTCAAGCAACATAGTTTTGCCTGAAGCTTGTCGGAAGAAAGATATGATGAGATCTATGACATTGGATACCTCTGAAATATTCTGCCGTGCTGGTATGGGTACAGCAGGTCCCAGTTCTGGGGGGCAGGTGTGTTTGAAAAGGCAAAAGCCTGTTGAAACTCACAAAGTGAAGTTCCTTCCTCATGATGAAGCCATTAAGCTATCATCAGCAGCCACCAAAAGAGGAACTCCTTTGCAGACTAATTGTCGCTGGAAACCTGGTCCATCGTATTCCTTGGCATCCTCGCAGAGGACTCTAGTTGGATCCAGAACCACCACTCCTAAGTGCTCCACTTTAAGGGAGAAAGAAAATCCTAGTCTTGGACCATTAGGACTTGTGAAACCTCCTAGGCATGGTGGTGTACATTCAATGATTAATCAACAGGCACCTCGAGcattaaagaaatttaaag ATCCAAAGGCTCCTGCTAAAGTAGTTGAAACTCCTAAAACCAATGTGGAGAGAGCTGCAAATATAGCATCACGTGCACCTTCAACATCAAAAAAATGTCTGCCTATCAGTACAG TAAACATGGCTCTTGCAGCTGCCACAAAGGAGGTTGTTTGTGGGAATCCACCGATGAATGCCTGTATTACTGCCATAGAAGTTGAAACTTCTAATACGAAGACgaagaagactacaaacaaagcATCACATACACCCTCACTATCAGGGCACTCTCCACCTATTGTCAGTTCAG GAAAAATGGCTCTTGTGGCTTCGGAGGAGGATGTTTCTGGAAAACAACCAATGGATTCCTTAATTGATAAAGAACATGGAACGTGTACTAAGAAGATAGAGGAAGATATTAACAAAGCATCATGTACGTTTTCACCACTGTTGCATACTTCACAAACTGTCAGTTCAG GTAGTAACTTCCAAGCTGATGCTGAATGTAAGAACTCTGATGTTGAAGAAAGAGACTGGCTGAATATGCTACCTAAATTCAAGCTATATTGTGATAATCTGCCGGCTCTACATATTACTTGGAA gGGAGGCTTTCTTTTTACTACTACACCTAAATTTTTCGGTGGGTTCCAGGCTCAACCTGCATCCACCATCAATCGCGAAGCTTACAAGATTTCACAAAGAATGCCTCGAGTCCTTCAGGTTAAGCTGCTTCCTCAGTGCCAACTTTGGGAGGAGCCGTTCCAGAACAATGGTCCTGATCTTAATGACATAGCTTTATATTTTTTCCCTGCTGATAATATTGAGAG ATCCAAAGAGACCACTGCCTGCCTGTTTGAGCTGATGGAGGCCCACAATTCAATGATGAGAAGCTGTATTGG
- the LOC133875871 gene encoding uncharacterized protein LOC133875871 isoform X2 → MKLPWSRTYSNKPCDICGDVGFDKVLATCIICNTAREHAYCMRVYSLDNPKDWTCESCLSSNIVLPEACRKKDMMRSMTLDTSEIFCRAGMGTAGPSSGGQVCLKRQKPVETHKVKFLPHDEAIKLSSAATKRGTPLQTNCRWKPGPSYSLASSQRTLVGSRTTTPKCSTLREKENPSLGPLGLVKPPRHGGVHSMINQQAPRALKKFKDPKAPAKVVETPKTNVERAANIASRAPSTSKKCLPISTAATKEVVCGNPPMNACITAIEVETSNTKTKKTTNKASHTPSLSGHSPPIVSSGKMALVASEEDVSGKQPMDSLIDKEHGTCTKKIEEDINKASCTFSPLLHTSQTVSSGSNFQADAECKNSDVEERDWLNMLPKFKLYCDNLPALHITWKGGFLFTTTPKFFGGFQAQPASTINREAYKISQRMPRVLQVKLLPQCQLWEEPFQNNGPDLNDIALYFFPADNIERSKETTACLFELMEAHNSMMRSCIGGAELLIFTSKQLHVDSQKFFLGVFRPVKDKRLFTR, encoded by the exons aTGAAACTACCTTGGAGTCGCACCTACTCG AATAAGCCTTGTGACATATGTGGTGATGTTGGTTTTGATAAAGTCCTAGCTACTTGCATTATATGCAATACAGCTCGTGAACATGC TTATTGCATGCGGGTCTATTCCCTTGATAACCCAAAAGATTGGACTTGCGAATCATGTCTTTCAAGCAACATAGTTTTGCCTGAAGCTTGTCGGAAGAAAGATATGATGAGATCTATGACATTGGATACCTCTGAAATATTCTGCCGTGCTGGTATGGGTACAGCAGGTCCCAGTTCTGGGGGGCAGGTGTGTTTGAAAAGGCAAAAGCCTGTTGAAACTCACAAAGTGAAGTTCCTTCCTCATGATGAAGCCATTAAGCTATCATCAGCAGCCACCAAAAGAGGAACTCCTTTGCAGACTAATTGTCGCTGGAAACCTGGTCCATCGTATTCCTTGGCATCCTCGCAGAGGACTCTAGTTGGATCCAGAACCACCACTCCTAAGTGCTCCACTTTAAGGGAGAAAGAAAATCCTAGTCTTGGACCATTAGGACTTGTGAAACCTCCTAGGCATGGTGGTGTACATTCAATGATTAATCAACAGGCACCTCGAGcattaaagaaatttaaag ATCCAAAGGCTCCTGCTAAAGTAGTTGAAACTCCTAAAACCAATGTGGAGAGAGCTGCAAATATAGCATCACGTGCACCTTCAACATCAAAAAAATGTCTGCCTATCAGTACAG CTGCCACAAAGGAGGTTGTTTGTGGGAATCCACCGATGAATGCCTGTATTACTGCCATAGAAGTTGAAACTTCTAATACGAAGACgaagaagactacaaacaaagcATCACATACACCCTCACTATCAGGGCACTCTCCACCTATTGTCAGTTCAG GAAAAATGGCTCTTGTGGCTTCGGAGGAGGATGTTTCTGGAAAACAACCAATGGATTCCTTAATTGATAAAGAACATGGAACGTGTACTAAGAAGATAGAGGAAGATATTAACAAAGCATCATGTACGTTTTCACCACTGTTGCATACTTCACAAACTGTCAGTTCAG GTAGTAACTTCCAAGCTGATGCTGAATGTAAGAACTCTGATGTTGAAGAAAGAGACTGGCTGAATATGCTACCTAAATTCAAGCTATATTGTGATAATCTGCCGGCTCTACATATTACTTGGAA gGGAGGCTTTCTTTTTACTACTACACCTAAATTTTTCGGTGGGTTCCAGGCTCAACCTGCATCCACCATCAATCGCGAAGCTTACAAGATTTCACAAAGAATGCCTCGAGTCCTTCAGGTTAAGCTGCTTCCTCAGTGCCAACTTTGGGAGGAGCCGTTCCAGAACAATGGTCCTGATCTTAATGACATAGCTTTATATTTTTTCCCTGCTGATAATATTGAGAG ATCCAAAGAGACCACTGCCTGCCTGTTTGAGCTGATGGAGGCCCACAATTCAATGATGAGAAGCTGTATTGG
- the LOC133875871 gene encoding uncharacterized protein LOC133875871 isoform X4: MKLPWSRTYSNKPCDICGDVGFDKVLATCIICNTAREHAYCMRVYSLDNPKDWTCESCLSSNIVLPEACRKKDMMRSMTLDTSEIFCRAGMGTAGPSSGGQVCLKRQKPVETHKVKFLPHDEAIKLSSAATKRGTPLQTNCRWKPGPSYSLASSQRTLVGSRTTTPKCSTLREKENPSLGPLGLVKPPRHGGVHSMINQQAPRALKKFKDPKAPAKVVETPKTNVERAANIASRAPSTSKKCLPISTVNMALAAATKEVVCGNPPMNACITAIEVETSNTKTKKTTNKASHTPSLSGHSPPIVSSGKMALVASEEDVSGKQPMDSLIDKEHGTCTKKIEEDINKASCTFSPLLHTSQTVSSGSNFQADAECKNSDVEERDWLNMLPKFKLYCDNLPALHITWKLNLHPPSIAKLTRFHKECLESFRLSCFLSANFGRSRSRTMVLILMT; the protein is encoded by the exons aTGAAACTACCTTGGAGTCGCACCTACTCG AATAAGCCTTGTGACATATGTGGTGATGTTGGTTTTGATAAAGTCCTAGCTACTTGCATTATATGCAATACAGCTCGTGAACATGC TTATTGCATGCGGGTCTATTCCCTTGATAACCCAAAAGATTGGACTTGCGAATCATGTCTTTCAAGCAACATAGTTTTGCCTGAAGCTTGTCGGAAGAAAGATATGATGAGATCTATGACATTGGATACCTCTGAAATATTCTGCCGTGCTGGTATGGGTACAGCAGGTCCCAGTTCTGGGGGGCAGGTGTGTTTGAAAAGGCAAAAGCCTGTTGAAACTCACAAAGTGAAGTTCCTTCCTCATGATGAAGCCATTAAGCTATCATCAGCAGCCACCAAAAGAGGAACTCCTTTGCAGACTAATTGTCGCTGGAAACCTGGTCCATCGTATTCCTTGGCATCCTCGCAGAGGACTCTAGTTGGATCCAGAACCACCACTCCTAAGTGCTCCACTTTAAGGGAGAAAGAAAATCCTAGTCTTGGACCATTAGGACTTGTGAAACCTCCTAGGCATGGTGGTGTACATTCAATGATTAATCAACAGGCACCTCGAGcattaaagaaatttaaag ATCCAAAGGCTCCTGCTAAAGTAGTTGAAACTCCTAAAACCAATGTGGAGAGAGCTGCAAATATAGCATCACGTGCACCTTCAACATCAAAAAAATGTCTGCCTATCAGTACAG TAAACATGGCTCTTGCAGCTGCCACAAAGGAGGTTGTTTGTGGGAATCCACCGATGAATGCCTGTATTACTGCCATAGAAGTTGAAACTTCTAATACGAAGACgaagaagactacaaacaaagcATCACATACACCCTCACTATCAGGGCACTCTCCACCTATTGTCAGTTCAG GAAAAATGGCTCTTGTGGCTTCGGAGGAGGATGTTTCTGGAAAACAACCAATGGATTCCTTAATTGATAAAGAACATGGAACGTGTACTAAGAAGATAGAGGAAGATATTAACAAAGCATCATGTACGTTTTCACCACTGTTGCATACTTCACAAACTGTCAGTTCAG GTAGTAACTTCCAAGCTGATGCTGAATGTAAGAACTCTGATGTTGAAGAAAGAGACTGGCTGAATATGCTACCTAAATTCAAGCTATATTGTGATAATCTGCCGGCTCTACATATTACTTGGAA GCTCAACCTGCATCCACCATCAATCGCGAAGCTTACAAGATTTCACAAAGAATGCCTCGAGTCCTTCAGGTTAAGCTGCTTCCTCAGTGCCAACTTTGGGAGGAGCCGTTCCAGAACAATGGTCCTGATCTTAATGACATAG